In Nitrospira sp., one genomic interval encodes:
- a CDS encoding amino acid adenylation domain-containing protein: protein MSTPPSGRPPSEQTIPDVLRWRAEHQPDQPAYSFVRDRQIVEETLTYRGVDAKAHAIAEYLRNRFKPGDRVLLLFPPGLDFVQAFWGVLYAGLIAVPAPPPDAFRLKHSAARLLGIAVNAGCAAAICTDQILALVRQQDDLHCIIPEDGWIPFERLSAEKTDEVAVPLPNLSTIAYLQYTSGSTGMPKGVMVSHANMVAQSRCITEAGGYDAQAVTLSWMPHFHDYGLVKGIIQPAWIGRPSYLMSPLTFLKRPLRWLEAVQRYRVSHSGGPNFAYRHCLESISPEERATLDLSSWKVASCGAEPIAAETVERFAEAFAVAGFRRDAFFPAYGMAEYTLLISLKRHGVVPTVESLDVASLEQGRVAAADSEARQVRRVVGCGVPVGDTRVVIADPDTRERCGPDRVGEIWLAGTSVAQGYWNDPVESERTFRAVLVGGQDGPYLRTGDLGFVKQGELFVTGRLKDLLIVRGRNHYPQDIERTVEQCHASFQRGGAAAFSVEQAGEEAVVVVQEVERQANAQDLDEWAAAIRSAISEQHDLQVWSIVFIKSGSLPKTSSGKVQRRACRSQFLSGLLKVVGECRAALHVQASRPAALPKAALLSLSAEVRRRQVELELRAMLAERLRRPVEELPGDCPISRLGLDSVMAAELLHRVETAFDVVFSLQDLLGENTVADLADRIMAGIHSTCALTDANNSSTTASGKSDSLSENQSALWFLSQLSPESAAANVSAVMRVPSDLEEARLAQVLEQLAERHATLRTTYATRDDLPIQVLHDALPIDWSAVNASGWDWERLRRECLEASTRPFDLMQGTPWRAILFRRNQDAILLLVAHHIAVDGWSLALLAEELKERYEAAGRTTDRLPRAGGQPSAAYGEFVAWHHRLLEGEEGQRQSHYWKAKLAGELPEYDSLYDRPQNGVEPDRYRWHAFRIEQPLFERLKAFARQEGTTLYTLCLSALQLLLSRYTRQEETLIAAPVFGRTRAQFAGTVGDFVNMVVLRERLDEAWSGHDLLSHTKQLVLEALAHQDYPYARLVSDLRRTGTLRRPALAQVLFVLQRFRLLAELDAASACRNEEAGPSSMWEPYVIPQQSGQFDLCVELAEGDQGLCGYLEYKAQLFTAESIARIQGHYVRLLESLVAAPTVRIGELPLMAEAERQTILGWSRPAGQVPPDICLHRLIELQVQRTPDAIALRQNDQTCTYRDLDQQANRLAHYLRRRGVQPGVVVGLCVERSPNLIVGLLGILKAGGAYLPLDADYPTDRLEYMLKDSQVRVLVTQQDQLVKLPTINPHTICLDTEWSEIARCSDEPVEDRSGPDDLAYVIYTSGSTGRPKGVMIEHRSVVNYTQAILAATSLTARDRVLQFASVSFDTAVEEIFPCLIAGATLVLRTTGMVDSVSVFLECCRAWRITVLDLPTAYWHEVVTRMESEGLTCPDSVKTVVIGGERVLPHIVRRWTQLVGTGRRLLNTYGPTETTVAATVADLTGWGGPGGSAEEVPIGRAIPGASVYILDRLRQPVPIGVMGELYIGGVGVARGYRGRPDLTEDKFVLDPFVVRPGGRLYRTGDLARWRQDGQLDYRGRADRQVKIRGYRIELEEIEAVLNRQPDLEQAVVDVREDQPGDKRIVAFIVPRPHSRSGLVELREQLRLHLPAPMIPSSFVELQALPLTANGKVDRRALQVDQDSRTAKVELTSSYQAPRNATEQLLADIWGEILHVRDVGVHDNFFELGGHSLLATQLVSRIQSLFQTTVPLRRVFERPTIATLSEIIMASKTERVNVPGLSVAMTKVPRGVPLPLSFAQERMWFLYRLSPGAAAYNIPASVRLQGPLNLPALRWSVAELVRRHEVLRTTFAQIEGVPRQMIHESMDPIWTDVDLRTTPREERESRARELATAEARRPFDLERGPLMRILLIQIGEEDHVLMLNTHHIISDQWSYGVIARELVKYYNAFCSGKPFAVDSTLDLQYADFAQWQRAWLTGPILEEQLAHWRSRLQDLPVVTLPADYPRPPVHAFKGDHVSLDLSWSLIQRLKQLSVREGVTLYMVFLAGFFAFLYRLTQQRDLVIGTPIANRNRLETEHLIGTFVNTLVLRMAVSGDMSFRELLKKVRDVSLDAYAHQDMPFDKLVEELRPDRSLGGLPFVQVLFNFANTPFARTDFHQLSWTPYEVSRGAAQLDLGLSIDPLASRKAYLEFNTDLFDRSTAERWLGHYRELMESIAGEIKEPVGRLSLLSERERHRILREWNHTAAPYEQVCFPQRFEAQVARTPDAVAVQFETTALTYRELNARANRWAHDLRERGVGPDVVVPVFLERSLELLIAILAVMKAGGAYLPLVPGLPAKRLATMLEASRASLVVTDSELRATLPPHQLQVVCMDREAERVARCPEANLSPLAGPRHLAYVLFTSGSTGQPKGVEIEHRALMNFLVSMEREPGLTDHDVMMALTPLSFDIAGLELYLPLMMGARVLLATRRQAMEGVWLQQQLDQGDITVMQATPATWRMVLQSGWQGRRKVKCLCGGEALPRDLADEVLARGGSLWNLYGPTETTIWSTLERVRGRERTVSLGRPIANTQVYVLDLNRQPMPVGIPGELSIGGLGLARGYRGAPQLTAERFIANPFQNGERLYRTGDVVKWLPDGRLEYVGRVDHQVKLRGFRIELGEIEAVLAQEPSVKQAVVVVREDVPGDKRLVAYVTAQAGERCDPQSLRRTLRETLPDYMVPAAIVPMEAFPLTPNGKVDRTALPAPSAEPVHADGQPVEPRNRIELQLTAIWEQVLGVTPIGVRDNFFSLGGYSLLALRLFSAIEQTFGIRLPMAVLFQAPTIERLAEVLAQEGGHVRWRSLVAIQPSGPNRPFFAVPGVGGNVLVFARLATLLGEQQPFYGLQSRGLDGKERPFMRVEDMAAHYVEEIRSVQPHGPYLIGGTCTGGLVAYEIAQQLTAQGEAVILTIMESWHPRSYGKHWSRPPYLLWPLLFVAMKMRTYLRLMSRLPAKSWPGFWKDKVKRLWSLMHHTESAEHQDEFLYKDQVTYATFHAVARYRMKPYHGQVLNVIASKHPLTNSTDDTRLVFGEWAMGMSRTIYLPAEDSGRLFVAPHVQELASHLKTYWQDARSILRDQPDERGKGPSSQAA, encoded by the coding sequence GTGAGCACACCTCCCTCCGGTCGTCCTCCGTCTGAACAGACAATTCCCGACGTATTGCGGTGGCGGGCTGAGCATCAGCCCGATCAGCCGGCCTACAGTTTTGTGCGGGATAGGCAGATCGTCGAGGAGACCCTCACCTATCGGGGTGTGGACGCGAAGGCCCACGCCATCGCCGAGTATCTACGGAACCGCTTCAAGCCCGGTGATCGCGTGCTCTTGTTGTTTCCCCCCGGACTCGACTTTGTGCAGGCCTTCTGGGGCGTGCTGTACGCCGGCCTGATCGCGGTGCCGGCGCCTCCACCCGACGCCTTTCGTCTCAAGCACAGTGCCGCCAGGCTACTTGGCATCGCGGTCAATGCCGGCTGTGCGGCGGCCATCTGTACCGATCAGATTCTTGCCTTGGTGCGGCAGCAGGACGATCTTCATTGCATCATTCCCGAAGACGGATGGATCCCATTCGAGCGGCTGTCGGCAGAAAAAACTGACGAGGTCGCGGTTCCGCTGCCGAACCTGTCGACCATTGCCTACCTGCAATATACGTCCGGCTCCACCGGTATGCCGAAGGGTGTCATGGTGAGCCACGCCAACATGGTGGCGCAGAGTCGCTGCATCACGGAGGCCGGCGGTTACGATGCACAGGCCGTGACGCTTTCTTGGATGCCTCATTTCCACGACTATGGCTTGGTGAAGGGCATCATCCAACCTGCCTGGATCGGCCGTCCGTCGTACCTGATGTCACCCCTCACGTTTCTGAAGCGGCCCTTACGGTGGCTGGAGGCCGTGCAGCGGTATCGCGTGTCTCACAGCGGCGGCCCTAACTTCGCCTATCGCCATTGCCTCGAATCGATTTCGCCAGAGGAGCGAGCGACGCTCGATCTCTCCAGCTGGAAAGTCGCCAGTTGCGGGGCGGAGCCGATCGCGGCGGAGACGGTTGAGCGCTTCGCCGAGGCCTTTGCTGTGGCAGGATTCCGACGCGATGCCTTTTTCCCCGCGTACGGGATGGCGGAGTACACCCTGCTTATTTCCTTAAAACGGCACGGGGTTGTGCCCACGGTTGAAAGCCTCGACGTCGCCTCGCTGGAGCAGGGACGTGTTGCGGCAGCCGACTCCGAGGCGAGACAGGTCCGGCGGGTCGTCGGGTGTGGTGTCCCGGTGGGTGATACCAGAGTCGTGATCGCTGATCCGGACACTCGGGAGCGCTGTGGCCCTGATCGGGTCGGGGAAATTTGGCTGGCCGGGACGAGTGTGGCGCAGGGGTATTGGAACGATCCAGTGGAGAGCGAGCGGACGTTCCGAGCCGTCTTGGTCGGCGGCCAGGACGGTCCCTATCTTCGAACGGGCGATCTCGGGTTCGTCAAGCAAGGGGAACTCTTCGTCACGGGACGTCTGAAGGATTTGCTGATCGTTCGAGGGCGTAATCACTACCCCCAGGACATCGAGCGCACTGTCGAGCAGTGCCATGCGTCGTTTCAAAGGGGAGGGGCCGCGGCCTTTTCCGTGGAGCAGGCTGGGGAAGAGGCGGTGGTGGTGGTTCAAGAGGTTGAGCGGCAGGCGAATGCGCAGGATCTCGACGAATGGGCCGCCGCGATTCGATCGGCGATCTCCGAGCAACACGATTTGCAGGTATGGTCGATCGTGTTCATCAAGTCAGGCAGCCTACCGAAAACATCGAGCGGCAAGGTGCAGCGCCGGGCTTGTCGAAGTCAGTTCCTGAGCGGCCTCTTGAAGGTCGTGGGGGAGTGCCGAGCAGCGCTCCACGTCCAGGCCTCCCGGCCCGCGGCGCTGCCCAAGGCAGCGTTGCTCAGTCTCTCAGCGGAGGTACGGCGTCGCCAAGTGGAGCTGGAACTGCGGGCCATGTTGGCCGAGCGACTGAGGCGGCCTGTTGAAGAGCTTCCGGGTGACTGTCCGATCTCTCGACTGGGGCTCGACTCCGTCATGGCGGCCGAGTTGCTCCATCGGGTAGAAACGGCCTTCGATGTGGTGTTCTCGTTGCAGGACCTGCTGGGAGAAAATACGGTCGCCGACTTGGCGGATCGGATTATGGCCGGCATACATTCAACCTGCGCATTGACCGACGCCAATAACTCGAGCACAACCGCGAGTGGGAAGTCCGATAGCCTGTCCGAGAACCAATCGGCGCTCTGGTTTCTGAGTCAACTGTCCCCTGAGAGCGCGGCGGCCAATGTGTCTGCTGTGATGCGCGTACCGTCCGACCTTGAAGAGGCGAGGCTCGCCCAAGTCTTGGAGCAGCTGGCCGAACGGCATGCGACGCTCCGCACGACCTATGCCACGCGGGATGACCTGCCGATCCAAGTGCTGCACGACGCCTTGCCGATCGACTGGTCGGCAGTCAACGCCTCCGGCTGGGATTGGGAACGGCTTCGCCGCGAATGCCTGGAGGCCTCGACCCGACCCTTTGATCTCATGCAGGGGACGCCTTGGCGCGCCATCCTGTTCAGACGTAACCAAGACGCGATCCTGCTGCTGGTGGCTCACCATATTGCCGTCGACGGCTGGTCGTTGGCGCTGCTGGCGGAAGAGCTGAAGGAGCGTTACGAGGCTGCCGGGCGCACGACGGATCGACTGCCGAGAGCGGGTGGGCAGCCATCGGCGGCCTACGGCGAGTTTGTTGCCTGGCATCATCGGCTCCTGGAAGGGGAGGAGGGACAGCGGCAGTCTCACTATTGGAAGGCTAAATTGGCGGGTGAGCTTCCCGAGTATGACTCGCTCTATGACCGTCCCCAGAACGGGGTCGAACCGGACCGCTATCGTTGGCATGCATTTCGGATCGAGCAGCCGTTGTTCGAACGCCTGAAGGCCTTTGCCAGACAGGAAGGCACGACACTGTATACCCTCTGCCTCTCTGCGCTCCAACTTCTGCTCTCTCGCTATACGAGACAGGAGGAGACCCTCATCGCCGCTCCGGTATTCGGGCGCACGCGCGCTCAGTTTGCCGGGACCGTGGGTGATTTCGTGAACATGGTGGTGCTTCGTGAGCGTCTGGACGAGGCATGGTCGGGACACGACCTCTTGAGTCATACCAAGCAACTGGTGCTTGAGGCCCTCGCTCACCAAGACTATCCCTATGCGCGCCTCGTGTCGGATCTTCGGCGGACGGGAACCTTGCGACGCCCCGCGCTCGCGCAAGTCCTATTCGTGCTGCAGCGATTCAGGTTGCTTGCTGAACTCGACGCGGCCTCAGCCTGTAGGAACGAAGAAGCTGGCCCCTCATCGATGTGGGAACCCTATGTGATTCCACAACAGAGCGGGCAGTTCGATCTCTGCGTGGAGTTGGCGGAGGGCGATCAGGGACTCTGCGGCTATCTCGAATACAAGGCGCAGTTGTTCACGGCCGAGAGCATCGCGCGGATACAGGGGCACTACGTCCGGTTGTTGGAAAGCCTGGTCGCAGCCCCTACTGTCAGGATCGGGGAGTTGCCGCTCATGGCTGAGGCCGAAAGGCAGACCATCCTCGGCTGGAGCCGTCCCGCGGGCCAGGTTCCGCCGGATATCTGCCTGCATCGCCTGATCGAGTTACAAGTGCAACGAACTCCCGACGCGATCGCCCTTCGCCAGAACGATCAAACCTGCACCTATCGCGACCTCGATCAGCAGGCGAATCGCCTGGCTCATTACCTTCGCCGACGAGGGGTCCAACCGGGCGTGGTGGTCGGACTCTGTGTAGAACGGTCGCCCAATCTCATTGTGGGCCTGCTGGGGATTCTAAAGGCGGGGGGAGCCTATCTTCCCTTGGATGCCGATTACCCGACCGATCGGTTGGAGTACATGTTGAAAGACAGCCAGGTACGTGTGTTGGTGACACAACAGGACCAGCTGGTCAAACTCCCCACCATCAATCCTCACACTATCTGTCTCGATACCGAGTGGAGCGAGATCGCTCGCTGTTCGGATGAACCGGTCGAAGATCGAAGCGGGCCGGATGACTTGGCCTACGTTATCTATACGTCCGGTTCCACCGGGCGACCCAAGGGGGTCATGATCGAACACCGCTCGGTGGTGAACTACACGCAAGCCATTCTCGCGGCGACTAGTCTGACGGCGCGCGATCGGGTGTTGCAGTTCGCCTCCGTGAGTTTTGACACGGCGGTCGAGGAGATTTTTCCCTGTCTCATAGCCGGGGCCACCCTCGTCCTGCGGACGACCGGGATGGTCGATTCCGTCTCGGTCTTCTTGGAATGTTGCCGTGCCTGGCGCATCACGGTATTGGATCTGCCGACTGCGTACTGGCACGAAGTCGTGACGCGCATGGAGTCTGAAGGACTGACATGTCCGGACTCTGTGAAGACCGTCGTTATCGGGGGAGAGCGCGTTCTTCCCCATATCGTTCGGCGATGGACGCAACTCGTCGGGACGGGGAGACGACTGCTCAATACCTATGGGCCGACGGAAACTACGGTGGCTGCGACGGTGGCGGATCTCACCGGTTGGGGCGGTCCGGGAGGGTCGGCGGAGGAGGTTCCGATCGGTCGCGCCATCCCCGGCGCGTCGGTCTATATCCTGGACAGACTGCGGCAGCCCGTGCCGATCGGAGTGATGGGAGAACTGTACATCGGTGGGGTCGGTGTGGCTCGGGGGTACAGGGGGCGGCCGGATCTGACTGAGGACAAATTCGTGCTGGATCCCTTCGTCGTCCGGCCGGGAGGCAGACTCTACCGAACCGGCGACTTGGCGCGCTGGCGGCAGGACGGGCAATTGGACTATCGGGGGCGAGCGGACCGGCAGGTGAAGATTCGTGGGTACCGCATCGAGTTGGAAGAAATCGAGGCGGTGCTGAACCGCCAGCCGGATTTGGAGCAAGCGGTGGTGGATGTGCGGGAAGATCAGCCGGGCGATAAACGCATCGTGGCCTTCATCGTGCCGCGCCCACACAGCCGCTCAGGGTTGGTGGAGTTGCGCGAACAGCTGCGGCTGCACCTGCCGGCCCCGATGATCCCCTCCTCGTTCGTCGAACTCCAGGCCTTGCCGCTCACGGCCAACGGAAAGGTGGATCGGCGGGCCTTGCAGGTCGATCAGGACAGTCGCACGGCTAAGGTCGAACTGACGTCTTCCTATCAGGCTCCGCGCAACGCCACGGAACAGCTGTTGGCGGATATCTGGGGCGAAATCCTGCATGTGCGGGATGTCGGGGTGCACGACAATTTCTTTGAACTCGGCGGCCATTCCCTCTTGGCAACGCAACTGGTGTCGCGCATTCAGTCACTTTTTCAGACCACTGTGCCGTTACGTCGGGTGTTCGAACGACCGACGATTGCCACCTTGTCCGAAATCATCATGGCCTCGAAGACGGAGAGAGTGAATGTCCCGGGTCTTTCTGTGGCAATGACCAAGGTTCCCCGAGGAGTCCCGCTCCCGCTGTCCTTCGCGCAGGAACGCATGTGGTTTCTGTACCGCCTGTCGCCCGGCGCGGCGGCCTACAACATTCCCGCTTCCGTGCGGCTGCAGGGACCGTTGAATCTCCCTGCGCTTCGCTGGAGTGTGGCAGAGTTGGTGCGACGCCATGAGGTGTTGCGAACGACCTTCGCGCAGATCGAGGGAGTTCCTCGTCAAATGATCCATGAGTCGATGGACCCGATCTGGACGGACGTGGATCTTCGCACGACCCCGCGGGAGGAGCGAGAATCTCGAGCGCGGGAACTGGCGACCGCAGAGGCCAGGCGGCCGTTTGATCTTGAGCGAGGACCCCTGATGCGGATCCTCCTCATTCAGATCGGCGAAGAGGACCATGTGTTGATGCTGAACACGCATCACATCATTTCCGATCAGTGGTCTTATGGGGTTATCGCCCGTGAGTTGGTGAAATACTACAATGCTTTCTGTTCGGGGAAGCCCTTCGCGGTCGATTCGACACTTGATCTGCAATATGCCGACTTCGCCCAATGGCAGCGGGCTTGGTTGACTGGGCCGATATTAGAGGAGCAACTCGCCCACTGGCGCTCCCGCCTGCAGGATCTGCCTGTCGTGACGTTGCCGGCCGACTACCCCCGGCCGCCGGTGCATGCCTTCAAGGGCGACCATGTGTCGCTCGATCTTTCCTGGTCGCTGATTCAACGGCTGAAACAACTCAGTGTGCGCGAGGGCGTGACGCTGTACATGGTGTTTCTGGCCGGATTCTTCGCCTTCCTGTACCGGCTGACGCAGCAACGGGATCTGGTCATCGGCACGCCGATCGCCAATCGGAACCGGCTGGAAACCGAACACTTGATCGGGACCTTCGTGAACACCTTGGTGCTGCGGATGGCGGTCTCCGGCGATATGTCGTTCCGCGAGTTGCTGAAGAAGGTGCGTGATGTGTCGCTCGACGCGTATGCGCATCAGGACATGCCCTTCGATAAACTCGTCGAGGAACTGCGACCGGACCGAAGCCTGGGCGGCCTTCCGTTCGTGCAGGTGCTCTTCAACTTCGCTAATACACCCTTCGCGCGGACCGACTTCCACCAGCTTTCGTGGACACCCTATGAAGTGAGTCGCGGGGCGGCGCAGCTGGATTTGGGCCTGTCGATCGACCCGCTCGCGTCGCGGAAGGCCTATTTGGAATTCAATACGGATCTCTTCGATCGCTCTACGGCAGAACGGTGGCTGGGTCACTATCGGGAGTTGATGGAGAGCATCGCGGGGGAGATAAAGGAACCTGTCGGCCGCCTGAGCCTGCTGAGCGAGCGGGAGCGGCATCGGATCCTGCGGGAGTGGAATCATACGGCCGCGCCGTACGAGCAGGTCTGTTTCCCGCAGCGTTTCGAGGCTCAGGTGGCGCGAACGCCCGACGCGGTTGCCGTGCAGTTCGAAACGACGGCCCTGACGTATCGGGAACTCAACGCGCGTGCGAATCGTTGGGCGCATGATTTGCGGGAACGGGGCGTGGGGCCTGATGTTGTGGTGCCGGTATTCCTGGAGCGGTCGCTCGAACTCCTCATCGCCATTCTGGCGGTCATGAAGGCGGGCGGGGCGTATCTTCCTCTGGTACCGGGGCTTCCGGCGAAAAGATTGGCAACGATGCTCGAAGCCAGCCGGGCGTCATTGGTTGTGACCGATTCGGAATTGCGCGCGACACTTCCGCCCCATCAGTTGCAGGTCGTCTGCATGGACCGTGAAGCTGAGCGGGTTGCGCGCTGCCCAGAGGCCAATCTCTCCCCGCTCGCCGGGCCGCGCCACCTCGCGTACGTGCTGTTCACCTCCGGGTCGACCGGCCAGCCCAAAGGCGTGGAAATCGAACATCGAGCCTTGATGAATTTTCTCGTGTCGATGGAGCGAGAGCCTGGACTGACCGATCACGATGTCATGATGGCCCTGACGCCCTTGTCCTTCGATATCGCCGGACTGGAACTCTACCTGCCTCTGATGATGGGGGCGCGCGTGCTGTTGGCGACGCGCCGTCAAGCGATGGAAGGTGTGTGGTTGCAGCAGCAGCTCGATCAGGGCGACATCACGGTCATGCAGGCGACGCCCGCTACCTGGCGGATGGTGTTGCAATCAGGCTGGCAGGGGCGGCGAAAGGTGAAGTGCCTGTGCGGCGGTGAGGCCCTGCCGCGTGATTTGGCCGATGAGGTGCTGGCACGCGGCGGTTCCTTATGGAACCTGTATGGCCCGACGGAAACCACCATTTGGTCGACGTTGGAGCGGGTCCGAGGGCGCGAGCGAACGGTCTCGCTCGGCCGTCCCATTGCCAATACGCAGGTCTATGTCTTGGATCTCAATCGGCAACCGATGCCGGTCGGGATTCCGGGGGAGTTGTCTATCGGAGGCTTGGGGCTTGCGCGAGGGTATCGAGGGGCGCCGCAGTTGACGGCGGAACGATTCATCGCGAACCCGTTCCAGAACGGCGAGCGTCTCTACCGGACCGGTGACGTGGTGAAATGGCTGCCGGACGGCAGGCTCGAATACGTGGGACGTGTCGATCACCAGGTCAAGCTACGGGGATTCCGTATCGAGCTGGGAGAAATCGAAGCCGTGTTGGCGCAGGAGCCGTCGGTGAAGCAGGCCGTCGTGGTGGTGCGGGAGGATGTGCCCGGCGACAAGCGGTTGGTGGCGTATGTTACTGCGCAGGCGGGGGAGCGCTGTGATCCACAAAGTTTGCGCCGCACGCTTCGCGAGACGCTTCCCGATTATATGGTGCCGGCGGCCATCGTCCCGATGGAGGCCTTTCCACTCACGCCCAACGGCAAGGTCGATCGTACCGCCCTTCCGGCTCCCTCTGCGGAGCCGGTGCATGCCGATGGACAGCCGGTTGAACCGCGCAACCGCATTGAACTACAGCTGACAGCCATCTGGGAGCAGGTGTTGGGGGTCACACCCATCGGGGTTCGTGACAACTTTTTTTCGCTCGGCGGCTACTCTTTGCTGGCGCTCAGGTTGTTCAGCGCCATTGAGCAGACCTTCGGTATTCGCCTTCCCATGGCCGTTCTCTTTCAGGCGCCGACGATCGAGCGATTGGCCGAGGTGCTCGCGCAGGAAGGCGGCCATGTGCGGTGGCGGTCGTTGGTAGCCATTCAACCGTCAGGACCAAACAGGCCGTTTTTTGCCGTTCCGGGCGTCGGGGGAAACGTCCTGGTCTTCGCCCGTTTGGCGACCTTGTTGGGAGAGCAGCAACCGTTCTATGGCTTGCAGTCTCGTGGACTGGACGGGAAGGAAAGGCCGTTCATGCGGGTGGAAGACATGGCGGCCCATTATGTCGAGGAGATTCGTTCGGTGCAACCCCACGGCCCGTACCTGATCGGGGGGACCTGCACCGGAGGGCTCGTCGCGTATGAAATCGCGCAGCAACTTACGGCACAGGGAGAAGCGGTGATCTTGACCATCATGGAATCGTGGCATCCACGCTCCTATGGCAAACATTGGAGTCGTCCCCCCTACCTGCTCTGGCCGCTGCTGTTCGTGGCCATGAAGATGCGGACCTACCTGCGCCTCATGTCGAGGTTGCCGGCGAAGTCGTGGCCGGGATTCTGGAAGGACAAGGTGAAACGGCTGTGGAGTCTGATGCACCATACCGAATCGGCGGAGCATCAAGACGAGTTTCTGTACAAGGATCAAGTGACCTACGCCACGTTCCATGCGGTTGCCCGGTATCGGATGAAACCCTATCATGGTCAGGTATTGAACGTGATCGCCTCCAAGCATCCGCTGACGAACTCCACGGACGACACTCGGTTGGTATTCGGCGAATGGGCGATGGGGATGAGTCGCACCATTTACCTGCCGGCTGAGGATTCAGGCCGACTCTTTGTGGCGCCTCATGTGCAGGAGCTGGCGAGCCACCTGAAAACCTACTGGCAGGACGCCCGGTCGATTCTGCGGGATCAGCCAGATGAACGGGGGAAGGGCCCATCTTCGCAGGCGGCGTAA
- a CDS encoding type II toxin-antitoxin system HicB family antitoxin, with protein sequence MANSYTVHVVPEQTTEGESCYLAYHPELEGCMSHGTTIIEALQGLDEARQLYLKTLLELGEPIPAPAEDTASVIWQNFAPISVLPESSIPTPILPRAELQPTGEC encoded by the coding sequence ATGGCAAATAGTTATACAGTTCATGTCGTACCTGAGCAAACTACAGAAGGCGAATCCTGCTATCTGGCATACCATCCAGAGTTAGAAGGATGCATGAGCCACGGAACAACAATAATTGAGGCGCTTCAGGGCCTTGACGAGGCAAGGCAGTTATATTTGAAAACTTTACTAGAGCTTGGGGAACCTATCCCTGCACCGGCCGAAGATACAGCTTCAGTGATTTGGCAAAATTTCGCTCCAATTTCTGTCCTTCCGGAAAGCTCTATCCCAACTCCGATATTGCCCCGCGCAGAATTACAGCCTACGGGCGAGTGCTAA